The proteins below come from a single Papaver somniferum cultivar HN1 chromosome 11, ASM357369v1, whole genome shotgun sequence genomic window:
- the LOC113320941 gene encoding protein CDI-like, which yields MNSGNGNAVHHPSANGNKKNVFKIFVGYDSREDLAYEVCKRSILKRASIPVEVIPIKQSDLRSSGLYWRERGPTESTEFSFSRFLAPYLANYQGWAMFVDCDFLYTSDIKELTELIDDRYALMCVQHDYTPKESSKMDGVAQTVYPRKNWSSMVLYNCGHPKNKILTPELVNTQTGAFLHRFTWLEDSEIGSLPFIWNFLVGHNKVDENDPSTQPKGIHYTSGGPWFEMYKNCEFADVWLTEMEAYYKETNQV from the coding sequence ATGAATTCGGGTAATGGAAATGCAGTTCACCACCCTAGTGCTAatggaaacaaaaaaaatgtgtttAAGATCTTTGTCGGATACGATTCACGTGAAGATCTTGCTTATGAGGTTTGTAAGCGCTCGATCTTGAAACGAGCTTCAATTCCTGTTGAAGTAATTCCTATTAAGCAATCAGATCTAAGGAGCAGCGGTTTGTACTGGCGCGAAAGAGGTCCAACTGAAAGCACAGAATTCTCATTCTCTCGTTTCTTGGCACCGTATCTCGCAAATTATCAAGGATGGGCGATGTTTGTCGACTGTGATTTTCTGTATACTTCCGATATTAAAGAACTAACTGAGCTTATCGATGATAGGTACGCGCTAATGTGTGTGCAACATGATTATACCCCAAAGGAAAGTAGTAAAATGGATGGAGTTGCTCAAACTGTATACCCAAGAAAGAACTGGTCTTCAATGGTTTTGTATAATTGTGGTCATCCAAAAAATAAGATTTTGACGCCTGAATTAGTGAATACCCAAACAGGTGCTTTTCTTCATCGTTTCACGTGGCTTGAAGATAGTGAAATTGGATCCCTCCCATTTATTTGGAACTTTCTGGTGGGTCATAACAAGGTCGATGAGAATGATCCTTCCACACAACCAAAAGGTATACATTATACTTCTGGTGGACCTTGGTTTGAGATGTACAAGAATTGCGAATTTGCGGATGTTTGGTTGACTGAAATGGAAGCCTATTACAAGGAGACAAACCAAGTTTGA
- the LOC113325299 gene encoding cytochrome P450 71D9-like — MDIQKFPSIIILSTFLIFLFMVVKRVRSKPLSSNLKLPPGPWKLPLIGNLHNMLGLVPVAHRTLANLVKKYGPLMQLQLGEVPILVVSSPTVAKQIVKNHDFIFADMPEFYAGKILFYNSTDLAVSRYGDYWRDMRKNFVMYLLSAKHMQLFRPLREEEVSNMIKTLSLQAGAPVNLSKRVTSMFSTITSRAAFRDSSKVSEDDISMIGESLTSNVALTSRNRQVFRGYYPRS, encoded by the exons ATGGATATCCAAAAGTTTCCATCCATTATAATTCTTTCAACTTTCCTTATATTTCTGTTCATGGTGGTGAAGAGGGTGAGATCAAAACCCTTAAGTTCTAACTTAAAATTGCCTCCAGGTCCATGGAAACTTCCTCTTATTGGTAATTTGCACAACATGTTAGGCCTAGTGCCAGTAGCGCATCGTACACTCGCAAATTTAGTCAAGAAATATGGACCCCTGATGCAGTTGCAACTTGGTGAAGTTCCTATACTTGTTGTTTCTTCCCCAACTGTCGCCAAACAGATTGTGAAGAACCATGACTTCATTTTCGCAGACATGCCCGAATTCTATGCTGGGaaaatattgttttataattctactGATCTTGCGGTCTCTCGATATGGTGATTACTGGAGGGACATGCGTAAGAATTTCGTCATGTATTTATTAAGTGCTAAACATATGCAATTGTTCCGACCACTAAGAGAGGAAGAGGTATCGAATATGATCAAAACCCTTTCTTTACAAGCCGGTGCACCTGTCAACCTAAGTAAACGAGTTACATCCATGTTCAGCACTATCACTTCAAGAGCAGCATTCCGTGATAGCAGCAAAGTTAGCGAAGATGACATTTCGATGATTGGTGAATCACTTACTTCG AATGTTGCGCTTACATCGAGAAACCGACAAGTTTTTAGAGGGTATTATCCAAGATCATAA